A region from the Aegilops tauschii subsp. strangulata cultivar AL8/78 chromosome 5, Aet v6.0, whole genome shotgun sequence genome encodes:
- the LOC109786097 gene encoding uncharacterized protein — translation MKLAPPWTSSTRALGSTGALSPLRRRCLPPAAPRPTTASFPEGGEPELALPFADLLLASWPPSTMKPVPASPPSSHHCPPRRQPHTLDSAEALPRRRQQPSPHSPPSSLPRQQIKGSVPARRSRDGGGDQRRGQPPASSRDGGGDRGVSASPTTTTTSSRRSKRTSAAAEVDLHGDQRGGGIGAEVDQRGDML, via the exons ATGAAGCTCGCCCCTCCATGGACGTCGTCGACCCGAGCACTGGGAAGCACGGGTGCCCTTTCTCCACTCCGCAGACGGTGCCTTCCACCAGCGGCGCCCCGTCCGACGACGGCGTCCTTCCCCGAGGGTGGCGAACCGGAGCTGGCACTGCCCTtcgccgacctcctcctcgccagctGGCCGCCGTCGACCATGAAGCCGGTCCCCGCCTCGCCGCCCAGCAGCCACCACTGCCCACCTCGCCGTCAACCTCATACATTGGATTCGGCAGAAGCTCTCCCCCGACGGCGGCAGCAACCATCCCCGCATTCGCCGCCCAGCAGCCTCCCGCGACAACAGATCAAAG GATCGGTACCAGCTCGTAGAAGCAGAGATGGGGGCGGGGATCAGAGGCGGGGGCAGCCGCCAGCTAGCAGTAGGGATGGCGGCGGGGATCGGGGGGTGTCGGCgtcacccaccaccaccaccaccagcagcCGGCGGTCGAAGCGGACCAGTGCAGCGGCCGAAGTGGACCTGCACGGCGACCAGCGTGGCGGCGGAATTGGGGCCGAAGTGGACCAGCGCGGCGACATGCTCTGA
- the LOC109786127 gene encoding pentatricopeptide repeat-containing protein At4g20740: MCRSRCRPGQTRSLAFLPSTPASSAHAPRDGAAACHRTLRMTSPLSPPGPADSRRRHTIYHGRRRASPYRPTVHGGLITHLRATSPGPCSTRSPSPAATTAPFHLPDWDPSSPSHSPRSPPSPSHSTSASSRRLSPLARFLLDALRRHQRWGPPVVADLSKLRRVPPTLVAEVLSAHPPPPPPLALPFFHWAGRQKGFRHCFPAFHALASLLSAAGLPAAADQLPDLIRSHGKPVSHPQLTLLIRLHTAARRPLRALYTLRRFRHDFSVQPQVHVCNRVLGALTAAGHVEDALKLFDEMAESGIRPMPVTFAIIVRALGQEGMAERILEMIGRMRDEVCRPDVFVYTALVKTMVRRGHMEACIRVWEEMGRDGVEPDTMAYATMVEGLCNAGMVEKAAKLFEGMRKKGLLVHRIVYASLVDGYVAAGRVGDGCRILKEMVDAGYRADLKTYNILIGGLCGIGREDKAHQMFQIVLQEELVPSSETVSQLLVCYADKGEMVNFFGLVDKLVELSLPAVEFLADFLRLFACKGGRELKAVELFKTLRQKGYCSVNIYNILIENLLKIKERKKALLLFEEMKASDDCEPESCTYSLMIPCFVDEGNIEEACSCYNSMMKAEWIPSLSAYRSLVKGLCKIGDINAAVSLVSDCLGNVENGPMEFKYTLTVIEACRSKDPEKVMKVVVEMIELGYLIEELIFSAVIYGFCKYATSTGAREVFSVMRDRDIISEADFIVYEDMLNEHLKKVTADLVISGLKFFNLESKLKWRSRID, encoded by the coding sequence ATGTGCCGGAGCAGATGCCGCCCAGGGCAGACTCGCTCGCTCGCATTTCTCCCCTCTACGCCGGCTTCCTCTGCTCATGCTCCTCGCGACGGCGCTGCGGCGTGCCACCGCACACTGAGAATGACCTCTCCGTTATCCCCTCCCGGTCCGGCTGACAGCCGCCGCAGGCACACAATCTACCATGGCCGCCGCCGCGCGTCCCCGTACCGCCCCACCGTCCATGGCGGTCTCATCACCCACCTCCGCGCCACCTCTCCTGGACCCTGCTCCACCCGCTCCCCTTCGCCCGCCGCAACCACCGCCCCTTTCCACCTCCCTGACTGGGACCCCTCCTCCCCATCGCACTCTCCTCGCTCGCCACCGAGTCCGTCGCATTCCACATCCGCCTCTTCCCGCCGTCTCTCCCCGCTCGCGCGATTCTTGCTCGACGCCCTCCGCCGGCACCAGCGCTGGGGCCCTCCCGTCGTCGCCGACCTGTCCAAGCTCCGCCGCGTACCACCCACCCTCGTGGCTGAGGTCCTCAGTGCGCACCCGCCACCACCTCCCCCGCTCGCCCTCCCCTTCTTCCACTGGGCCGGCCGCCAGAAGGGCTTCCGACACTGCTTCCCCGCGTTTCACGCTCTCGCCTCCCTCCTCTCCGCTGCAGGCCTCCCTGCTGCCGCCGATCAGCTTCCCGACCTCATTCGCTCCCACGGCAAGCCCGTCTCTCACCCTCAGCTCACACTCCTCATCCGGCTTCACACCGCTGCACGCCGCCCCCTCCGTGCGCTCTACACGCTCCGCCGGTTTCGACATGACTTCTCTGTCCAGCCGCAGGTCCACGTTTGCAACCGTGTCCTCGGCGCCTTGACTGCGGCAGGGCATGTTGAGGATGCGCTCAAGCTGTTCGATGAAATGGCAGAAAGTGGCATCAGGCCTATGCCGGTCACATTTGCAATCATCGTGCGTGCGCTGGGCCAGGAAGGGATGGCGGAGAGGATCCTAGAGATGATTGGGAGGATGCGTGATGAGGTGTGCCGGCCGGACGTGTTTGTGTACACTGCGCTGGTCAAGACGATGGTGCGCAGGGGGCACATGGAGGCTTGCATCAGAGTGTGGGAGGAGATGGGGAGAGATGGTGTGGAGCCAGATACAATGGCATATGCTACAATGGTTGAGGGGCTATGCAACGCTGGGATGGTAGAGAAAGCAGCTAAACTGTTTGAGGGGATGAGGAAAAAGGGGTTGTTGGTTCACCGGATCGTGTATGCGTCACTCGTCGATGGGTATGTTGCTGCTGGGAGGGTTGGGGATGGCTGTAGAATTTTGAAGGAGATGGTGGATGCTGGCTACCGCGCTGACCTCAAAACATACAACATACTCATTGGCGGTCTGTGTGGTATAGGTCGGGAGGATAAGGCACATCAGATGTTTCAGATTGTCCTTCAGGAGGAGCTAGTGCCAAGCTCTGAGACTGTTTCACAGTTACTAGTTTGCTATGCTGATAAGGGTGAGATGGTTAATTTTTTTGGATTGGTTGACAAATTGGTTGAGCTGAGCTTGCCTGCCGTAGAATTTTTAGCAGACTTCTTGAGGCTCTTTGCATGCAAGGGCGGTAGGGAATTGAAGGCCGTGGAATTGTTCAAGACTTTGAGACAAAAAGGGTATTGCAGTGTTAACATTTATAACATTCTTATTGAGAATCTGCTCAAGATCAAGGAGAGGAAGAAAGCATTATTACTGTTTGAGGAAATGAAAGCTTCAGATGACTGCGAGCCAGAATCATGTACATATAGTCTTATGATTCCATGTTTTGTGGATGAAGGAAATATTGAAGAGGCTTGCTCATGCTACAACTCAATGATGAAGGCTGAATGGATACCAAGTCTTTCAGCCTATCGTTCGCTCGTGAAAGGGCTATGCAAGATTGGAGACATAAATGCAGCTGTTTCACTTGTATCAGATTGTCTTGGAAATGTAGAGAATGGGCCAATGGAATTCAAGTACACCTTAACTGTTATTGAAGCTTGCCGGTCAAAAGACCCGGAGAAGGTCATGAAAGTGGTGGTTGAGATGATTGAGTTAGGTTATTTAATAGAAGAACTTATCTTCTCTGCTGTCATCTATGGATTCTGCAAGTACGCAACTTCAACTGGAGCCAGAGAGGTGTTCTCTGTTATGAGAGATAGGGATATTATTTCAGAGGCTGATTTTATTGTTTACGAGGATATGCTGAACGAGCACCTGAAGAAGGTCACTGCAGACTTGGTGATATCTGGATTGAAGTTCTTCAACCTTGAATCAAAATTGAAATGGAGAAGCAGAATTGATTGA